The Brassica oleracea var. oleracea cultivar TO1000 chromosome C6, BOL, whole genome shotgun sequence genome includes a region encoding these proteins:
- the LOC106299630 gene encoding uncharacterized protein LOC106299630 — translation MVDQTTDVVVHVSSSGGNIFLPDNALTPEPRRQTHLSAPAPEKKLTLFALRLAVLEKIASRLGSLGFVWATVVLLGGFAASLETSDFWFVTVILVVEGARIFSRSHELEMQHQSKYTISGINTFRLLVRQFIRIFRKEAHISGNNDRSSVQESKTEQRTPRQIERTRTWTSSDVPMLPYTGWVFVSRNVSRFCYWLQIASAFASIIISMIKLIRQDYGGSELKSRSTNLHSSLTLFYSLALAEALLFLVEKAYWEWMISVYKILDKVNQECGLERSGTDSVRRFFYNAYSRCLNGSIFDGLKMDMVVFAMELLVSNSPDEQLIGAEILYRFSTSEDYSVDTLQKIGTNLEIIERLVEMLNWRNKNQEVMRMSSAEILSRLASKKQNSLRVAGIPGAIESISSILDSTRDSGQATDEIGENSINQTDRWTFNNLGLLILKRLARDHDNCVKIGKTKGLLSKIIDFTYAEKRLLKDPNLASNKILAVKRSLKLLRKLVKTTGATGRNLRRDISGIVFTVSNIRETLRHGKKQPGLQKLGAEILTFLALDEGATEKIGGTGGVLNGLLCIFLNDDIPGNQTSGVRDSVGETIAMLAQGSQSNCQRMLRSDDVLPGLVEALNNPLIRSNAARILRNICAYTDPNQVKEQLKEVKSAGATVLKAIMSEKSKPQEVMVGLAPHIFRLMSAEESRELFEEAGVTKEELATALVNILKRHEQPVPKVPRIRRFAIELTIQMMRTNPETVNTFLTLGMKNELETVFETAAEVENFDIFSGTVGLARHGLTINELTEDAIRLLS, via the exons ATGGTTGATCAAACTACGGATGTGGTTGTACATGTCAGTTCTTCTGGAGGAAATATTTTCCTACCAGACAACGCATTGACCCCAGAACCTAGGAGACAGACACACTTGTCAGCTCCTGCCCCGGAGAAAAAACTGACTCTTTTTGCCTTACGACTCGCTGTTCTTGAGAAG ATTGCTTCACGGTTGGGATCTTTAGGATTCGTATGGGCCACCGTTGTTCTTCTTGGTGGTTTCGCCGCAAGTTTAGAGACATCAGATTTTTGGTTTGTTACTGTGATTCTTGTTGTCGAAGGAGCTCGGATCTTCAGCAGAAGCCATGAGCTTGAAATGCAGCATCAGTCTAAATACACAATCTCTGGAATCAACACCTTCCGGTTACTTGTCAGACAGTTTATCAGAATATTCCGCAAGGAAGCTCATATTTCTGGGAACAACGATAGATCATCGGTTCAGGAAAGTAAAACAGAACAGAGGACTCCGAGGCAGATCGAGCGGACCAGGACATGGACAAGCTCAGATGTTCCAATGTTGCCTTACACAGGATGGGTTTTCGTTTCAAGAAACGTGAGTCGATTCTGCTACTGGCTCCAGATTGCTTCTGCTTTCGCTAGCATTATCATCTCCATGATCAAGCTCATCAGGCAAGATTATGGAGGCAGCGAATTGAAATCCAGAAGCACCAATCTTCACTCCTCTTTAACTCTCTTCTACTCTCTAGCGCTCGCGGAGGCTCTTCTCTTTCTTGTTGAGAAAGCTTACTGGGAGTGGATGATCAGCGTTTACAAGATTCTTGATAAAGTGAATCAAGAATGCGGTCTCGAGAGGTCTGGAACTGATTCAGTGAGAAGATTCTTCTACAATGCTTACTCAAGATGTCTAAACGGGAGCATCTTTGACGGATTGAAGATGGATATGGTCGTTTTCGCCATGGAGCTTTTGGTGTCAAATTCTCCTGATGAGCAGCTCATTGGAGCAGAGATTCTCTATAGATTCTCAACAAGCGAAGACTATTCGGTTGATACCCTGCAGAAGATTGGGACCAACCTGGAGATCATAGAGAGGTTGGTTGAGATGTTGAATTGGAGAAACAAGAATCAAGAAGTTATGAGAATGTCATCTGCAGAGATTCTCTCAAGATTAGCTAGTAAGAAGCAAAACTCTCTGAGAGTTGCAGGGATCCCTGGAGCGATTGAGTCCATATCTTCTATTTTAGATAGCACGAGAGATTCGGGTCAAGCCACTGATGAGATTGGAGAAAACAGTATCAATCAAACCGATCGCTGGACGTTCAACAATCTTGGATTGTTGATTTTGAAAAGGCTAGCTAGAGATCATGATAACTGTGTGAAGATTGGGAAAACAAAAGGGTTGCTTTCAAAGATCATTGACTTCACTTATGCTGAGAAGAGGTTGCTGAAAGATCCAAATCTTGCGTCTAATAAGATCTTGGCTGTGAAACGGTCATTGAAGCTGTTAAGGAAGCTGGTGAAAACAACGGGTGCAACAGGGAGAAACTTGAGGAGAGATATCTCCGGCATTGTCTTCACAGTAAGCAACATTAGGGAAACATTACGCCATGGAAAGAAGCAGCCTGGTTTGCAGAAGCTTGGTGCAGAGATCTTGACTTTCCTTGCGCTTGACGAAGGTGCAACTGAGAAAATTGGCGGCACAGGCGGGGTTCTAAATGGACTTCTCTGCATATTCTTGAATGATGATATTCCAGGGAATCAGACTAGTGGAGTGAGAGACTCTGTTGGTGAGACTATAGCAATGCTAGCTCAAGGAAGTCAGAGCAATTGCCAGCGGATGTTGAGATCAGATGATGTTCTTCCGGGCCTTGTTGAGGCTTTGAACAACCCTTTGATTCGGTCGAATGCAGCGAGAATCTTGAGGAATATATGTGCATATACAGATCCTAATCAAGTTAAGGAACAGCTGAAGGAAGTTAAATCAGCTGGAGCAACA GTTCTTAAGGCAATAATGTCTGAAAAGAGCAAACCTCAAGAGGTTATGGTGGGATTAGCACCGCACATTTTCAGGTTAATGAGTGCTGAAGAATCAAGAGAATTGTTCGAGGAAGCAGGAGTAACCAAGGAAGAACTAGCCACTGCATTAGTCAACATTCTCAAGAGACATGAACAGCCGGTGCCAAAAGTTCCAAGAATCAGGAGGTTTGCAATTGAACTAACCATTCAGATGATGAGAACTAATCCTGAGACGGTCAACACTTTCCTAACCCTTGGGATGAAGAATGAATTAGAGACAGTCTTTGAGACTGCAGCTGAGGTTGAGAACTTTGATATATTCTCGGGCACGGTTGGCTTGGCACGCCATGGCTTAACGATCAATGAACTCACCGAAGACGCAATACGGTTATTGAGTTAG